A window of Paraburkholderia bryophila contains these coding sequences:
- a CDS encoding L-serine ammonia-lyase — protein MNVSVFDLFKIGIGPSSSHTVGPMIAACRFASHIEDANLLAFVRSVKIELFGSLGATGKGHGTDKAVLLGLEGNLPDLIDPDLIEPRLKTIRETKQLTLLGKHPIKFDERDHLGFFRKLMPGAPGSGIVHPNGMRFQAFDENAQLLVEKEYYSIGGGFVVNREGDRVNGLRAGADVPHPFRTGDDLMRVCRETGLSIAQITLRNECASRPEHEVREGLLAIWRTMSACVERGCKVRGELPGPMHVKRRAADLCAQLRSRSEESLRDPLSMLDWINLYAMAVNEENAAGGRVVTAPTNGAAGVIPAVLHYYVKFMHASNDAGIVDFLLTAAAIGIIYKETASISGAEVGCQGEVGVACSMAAAALAAVMGGTPTQVENAAEIGMEHNLGMTCDPVGGLVQIPCIERNAMGAVKALNAARMAMKGDGQHYVSLDNVIKTMRETGADMKTKYKETSRGGLAVNVIEC, from the coding sequence ATGAACGTCAGCGTCTTCGATCTGTTCAAGATCGGCATAGGCCCATCGAGCTCCCACACCGTGGGCCCGATGATCGCCGCGTGCCGCTTCGCCTCGCACATCGAAGACGCCAACCTGCTGGCTTTTGTGCGCAGCGTCAAAATCGAACTATTCGGCTCCCTCGGCGCAACCGGCAAAGGCCACGGCACGGACAAAGCCGTCCTGCTAGGCCTGGAAGGCAACCTCCCGGACCTGATCGACCCCGACCTGATCGAACCGCGCCTGAAGACAATCCGCGAAACGAAACAGCTGACGCTACTCGGCAAACATCCGATCAAATTCGACGAGCGCGACCACCTCGGCTTCTTCCGCAAGCTGATGCCGGGCGCACCAGGCTCAGGCATCGTGCATCCGAACGGCATGCGCTTCCAGGCCTTCGACGAAAACGCGCAACTGCTGGTCGAGAAAGAGTATTACTCGATCGGCGGCGGCTTCGTGGTGAATCGCGAAGGCGATCGCGTCAACGGCCTGCGTGCCGGCGCGGACGTCCCGCATCCGTTCCGCACCGGCGACGACCTGATGCGCGTGTGCCGCGAAACCGGCCTGTCGATCGCCCAGATCACGCTGCGCAACGAATGCGCGTCGCGCCCCGAACACGAAGTACGCGAAGGCCTGCTGGCGATCTGGCGCACCATGTCGGCCTGCGTCGAACGCGGCTGCAAGGTGCGCGGCGAGTTGCCCGGTCCGATGCACGTGAAGCGCCGCGCCGCCGATCTGTGCGCGCAATTGCGTTCGCGTTCGGAAGAATCGTTGCGCGATCCCCTTTCCATGCTCGACTGGATCAACCTGTACGCGATGGCTGTCAACGAGGAAAACGCAGCCGGCGGGCGCGTCGTCACGGCGCCGACCAACGGCGCGGCCGGTGTGATCCCCGCAGTGCTGCACTACTACGTGAAGTTCATGCACGCGTCGAACGACGCCGGCATCGTCGACTTCCTGCTGACGGCGGCCGCGATCGGCATCATCTACAAGGAAACCGCCTCGATCTCCGGCGCCGAAGTGGGCTGCCAGGGCGAGGTGGGCGTGGCCTGTTCGATGGCCGCCGCCGCGCTCGCCGCCGTGATGGGCGGCACGCCCACGCAAGTCGAAAACGCCGCCGAAATCGGCATGGAACACAACCTGGGCATGACCTGCGATCCGGTCGGCGGCCTCGTGCAGATTCCGTGCATCGAACGTAACGCGATGGGGGCGGTCAAGGCGCTCAACGCAGCGCGCATGGCGATGAAAGGCGACGGCCAGCATTACGTGTCGCTCGACAATGTGATCAAGACCATGCGCGAAACCGGCGCGGATATGAAGACCAAATACAAGGAGACGTCGCGCGGCGGCCTGGCCGTGAACGTCATCGAATGTTGA